The sequence GTAAGTAATGAATAATTCATACAACCataacagtacctgtatttataggagaaaatAGAATAAGTTACCTAGTCAAATTATAACATATCCtggactaggactcttcatccattggatCCTTCTTAAGTTTATCTCTATCTTGTGAATATTTGAGAAGATCCATACTTATCTCACATATATCAGAGTCTCACtcgaattataaaaaaaatgcgTGCGGCATACTAGGCCCAGCCCAGGTCGGCCCATAAAATACCAGTCCTGGTCATATCTAGTAGacccattataaacgggctcgggttgaaatattttctcgggataacaatagtacctcccgaactagtctaaaagaagaatgaagTTAGACTAAGAATTTAATCCGAACCCCGATTTATGCATGTGTCATTCGACCAGTTCAGAATTTAATTCATGCAATGTGTTTTTTTTGAACGGTCTAGATCAGGATCCGCGTGATGTGTTTTTAATGAACGGCTCAGATGTCCTCTGACGGTTCTTTTCCCGAAGCCAAAAAAAACATGGCTTGTCCCGTCCCGAGCCGTAGATCATGTTAAAAATCAACGGTCCAGATCGATTCACCACCTCTATATATACTAGGCggtaaaaattttgttttttttttcacctTTCACTCTTGTACTATTACGCTGCAAAAATTTCAAGAGCTCGCCCGACCCGGACTACTGCGTCTTTCTTGTTTGTGTCACTCCCGAGCTACAACTCTTTCACCTGTAAGTCCTACCGTCCTTACACTAGGTTGATTAATATGTCCTCCCCAGATGAGACTTCTGTTCGGGAAATAGTAGCCTTTTTTGAAGCATCTAATTCTCCCTCTAACAACCCCGAGCCCTCCGATTCCAATAATCCAAGCTCAGAGCTGGATCTGTCGGAGACTCGTATAGAAAAATTAAAGCGACTGCACAAACTCAGGTCGGATGAAGCCCGATTATCTGCCAAAGGGAAACAATGGTATGAAGTCCTGGCCTCCCATATAAGTACAGACCTAGGTCCCCTTATTAGGGAGAAATCGGGAATGCCCGATACCTATGATCTTATAATCCCGGGCCGTAAAGACCGGGCTCACAGACCCCCCCTAATTTCTTGAGCTTCAGCTTAGATCAAATCAAGACGGGTTTAAGATTTCCAGTCCCGAACTGCATTTCCTACTTATGTCAATACTTTTGTGTGTGCCCGAGTCAATTATCCCCGAACTATTTTAGTTCAATTCTATCATTAGGTGTACTTTTCTGTTTCTTCCGAATTCCCTTAGACATAGGAAATTTCATTTACTTTTTGCAAATTAAGAAAACCGCCCCGGGCCGCTTCTATATTTCCATGCGACCCGAATACCCCTTTTTGAAGGGTAAGCCTAGCTCACACAAAGGCTGGACAAACAGATACTTTTTTGTCAACCCCAACCAGCCATGGGAATGCCGGTCTAACTGGGCTATGAACTTTACCAGTCCTGAACTGCCAGCCCTGCCTACTCACAACTTTACCAATTTTATCAATACCATGTCCGCGCAAACTTTTGATATTGAGAGCCTGATTGAGGAGGATCTGCTCTGTCATTATGGCTTCAGTGGGAAGGGAGTAGAGATCCAAGGGGATGTAGGTAGTACCCCTGTACCCGTGCTATCCTTATCTTAGACTGATTCCCCTTATGCCTTTGATTTACcgtatttttatatatgtatatatatattttttagacgACAGGATCAAATCTGTCGCTATGCCTGCCAACTTCAGAGCTGCACTGAAGAACTTGAAGAGGAAGAAAACAGAGGACAGTGAGGCCAGAACTCATCCCGAACCTCCTCCCACTGAACAGTCAAAAAAGAAAGCTTCCAAAACCAAGGAAAAACCCAGCACTAATCTTCCCGAGCTTGAGCAGCCGTCCATTGTTTCCTCGTCCCGAGCCCGTGGCAAAGAACCCATAATAGAGTTCGGGTCCCTACCTGACGCTGAACCTCAGGGCATGCCCGATCAGCTCGGGGTCTCAGAGATGTCATTTTTCTCGAAGCTCGACCCCCAAGGGTGCCTAGGCATAATGCAGAACCTGATTTCTCGTTCTGATTTAAAAATCCTTCAAGGAGTGCCTACCTTGGAAGCTGAACAGAACTTCGCTCTTTCATCTCTGCAGGTATATTGCATTTTTCGATCTTACCTTGTATACGGAGCTGTCATGTACCGAGCTGGGTTTTACCCTTCGTGTTTTCACAGGCTCTAGCTTGGGGAGGGGAGATCACCAGCCGAGCTTTCAAAGACCGGGAAGAACACAACCTGAACCAGGAGGCCTTCGTTGCTCGGATTTCTGAGCTCACACTAAAACCCGGGAAATGAAGGCTGATCATGATGAAAAGGTGACCGAGATGAGGGTGGAGATTGAATCCATACGGGATGCTCTGGAGGCTACTCATAAAAAGACTGCCGAGCTGGAAGTGGATAAGATTGAACTAAAGAACCAAGTACGGGCCCtgacttgggaacttgaggctGCGAAGGAGGTCGGGAAAAGAGAATTCTTGAATTCCGCCGATTTTGCTAACGCCGTAGCTGAGAAGGCGGCTACTTTCTTTGATGAGGGTTTCAAGGGGTGCTTAGCCCAGTTCAGGGCTAATGGGTACTCAGAAGCCGAGCACCCCGCCCTTTTCCTAGATTGTACCAAGGCTCTTGATGACATGCCCGATGAAGACTCGGAGAAGGCCGAGCAAGAGAAGCCAGAAGATCCCGATCAGAGCTCAAAGTCACAGGACGCCCCCGCCCTTTGATTATTTgtataaatattgtttaaaaacatGATCTAAATGGTAGACCCTGCGAGGTCATTGATTTCGGTTATTGCCCAGGTAGGGCTGATACATTGTTTACTCTTTCACATATGAATGTTTTTGCCCagttcatttttatttaagaattttCCTTTTCTAACATTGTTTTACTGTTATAAATGTGCATGCAAATCCAGCCACAAAATTTATCAAGTATAAATCATTTAAGAGCCCGACCTACATATATACCCGGACTGGTTGAATTCCAGTTGAGTCAAACTTTACCGTGTAAATTACTGAAAGCCCGTACTAAATATACCCGGACTGGCTGGATGACAAAACCACACCCTTAAAAATTTTAAGGACTTATCCTATATGCACTCGGACTAGCTGAATCAAGTCATAATTAATCCAGTGTATCCCTAAAACCCGAGCTATATGTATCCGGACTGGATGAGTGAGAATTGAATTCCGACCTTCAAGGGTGCCTGGACTAGTTGGATGCAAATTAGTACTTTTTCTAAGCTCTTTAAACTCTACTGTGACCCTCGAGCTTGAATCATACTAGGATTTTCAATTACCCACCAAAATGTGGGTGTTAGTATTGCTAATTGCTAATTTTAAGTACCAGACCTGTCTGGGTTTTGAATTCCATtggtgggccactgaggtggactttgtgtgccagacctgcctgggcttttagttccactgttGTGGTCCATGAgtgccactgaggtggactttgagcgccagacctgcctgggcttttagttccactgatgtggcccttgcgtgccactgaagtggactttgagtgccagacctgcctgggcttttagttccactgatgtggtccttgtgtgccactgaagtggactttgagtgccagacctgcctgggcttttagtttcactgatgtggtccttgcgtgccactgaagtggactttgagtgccagacctgcctgggcttttagttccactgatgtggtccttgcgtgccactgaagtgaactttgagtgccagacctgcctgggcttttagttccactgatgtggtccttgcgtgccactgaagtggactttgagtgccagacctgcctggcttttagttccactgatgtggtccttgcgtgtcactgaagtggactttgagtaccagacctgcctgggcttttagttccactgatgtggtccttgcgtgacactgaagtggactttgagtgccagacctgcctgggcttttagtttcactgatgtggtccttgcgtgccactgaggtggactttgagtgccagacctgcctgggcttttagttccactggtgtggtccttgcgtgccactgaagtggactttgagtgccagacctgcctgggcttttagttccactggtgtggtccttgcgtgccactgaagtggactttgagtgccagacctgcctgggctttgtaaAGAATGTCTAAAAGTACTAATGCGTTATATAAGAAAAATTGGCTCCTACTGCgcgattgttttttttttaaaaaaaaaaaaacaaaattgacaCAAAACAAGACTGACCCTGAGATAAATAAAAACAGGACTGACTTTCATAacgtaaaaagaaaaaaaaacccaCTGGTTAAGGACCAGCTTGATGAGTTATAGATACTGTGGTGAAAACCCGGGCTGGCCTGCTTAGGGATAGTATTTTTTCAAGTGCTGAGCATTCCAGGGCCTTTTACCCTTCTTGCCTTGGGCATCTTCCAGATAATATGCCGCAATTCCAGCTTTTCCTATTACTTTGAATgggccttcatacttggcctccAGCTTTCCTCTTTCCCCTGGATGTTGTATCTTGCGCATAACCAGATCTCCCTCCTGAAAAACTTTAGGGTATACTCTTTTGTTGTAAGCCTGGGTCATTCGTTTACGATAGGCTGCGAGCCTAAGTGCTGCTCGGGACCTGTGTTCTTCGAGTAAGTCCAAATCCATTGCTCGTAGTGCTTGATTGTTTGCCCCATACGCCATTATCCTCGCACTCTCTTGTCCAATTTCTACCGGGAGAACTGCTTCCGTCCCATACACCATACTGAAAGGAGTTTCACCTGTACCAGATCGAGTTGTAGTTCGATAGGACCATAATACAAAAGGGAGTTCGTCTGCCCATTTTCCCTTAGCTGCATCTAGCCGTGTTTTGAGAGCTTGGACAATCGTCCTGTTGGTAACCTCAACCTGTCCATTCCCTTGAGGGTATGCAACAGAGGTGAAAACTTGTTCAATCTTCATCTCTTGACACCATGCTCGAACTTTGGAGCCACAGAACTGCCTCTCATTGTCCGAGGCCAACCTGCGAGGGATTCCGAAACGGCATACTATATTTTTCCACAGAAAATTGAGCACTTCATTTTCTGTAATTTTAGCTAGGGGCTCGGCCTCCACCCATTTAGAGAAATAGTCGACCGCGACCAATAAAAACTTTCTTTGCCCCGTGTTAACAGGGAATGGTCCTACAATATCCATTCCCCACTGATCAAAAGGACAAGCAGCTACTACTGCCTTCATGTATTCTGCGTCTCTACTGTAAGTTAGCATGTCTCTGACAATTATAACATGAATTAACCAGAGCTGATGAGTTTTTTCGCATGGTAGGCCAGAAGAATCCTGCCAGAAGTGCTTTTCGAGCTAGGGCAAGACTGCCCAGGTGACTGCCACAAGATCCCTCATGAATTTCCCGCAACACATAATTGGCCTCATCCGGGCCCAAGCATTTTAACAAAGGCTGAGAGAAGGATCGCTTGAacagaatttgattgatcatgacAAAGCGGAGGGCCCTTCTTTTTACTTCCCTTGCTTTTTTATTATCACTTGGCAGTTCTTTTGTAGTTAGATATTTGTGTATATCATACCTCCAATCCCCTTCTGGTACTTGGGCTAGCATGTCATCCAAAGTTTCCAGCTGGGACACGAGCTCCCGACCCGTGACAATGGGATCCGGTTGGTCACTCAAAGTGCTGGCTAAACGGGCCAAGTGGTCAGCCTTGATGTTCTTGGTTCGGGGAATTAGCTCTAATTTCAGATCTGTGAATCCTTCTTTGGCTTTGTCCAATGCATTGGCATATTTTCTCATTTTATCGTCCTTGACTTCAAACTTTCCGTTGCCCTGTTGAATAGCTAATTGGGAATCGGAATATAGGATAGCTCGGGAAACCCCCAAATTACGCGCTGCCTTAAGGCCGAGTAACAAGGCCTCGTATTCTGATTCATTATTGGAGGCTCTGAAGTCTAGTCTGATTGAAATTTTAGTCTCTTCACCCCAAGGTGAGATTATTACAATTCCTGCTCCGCTCCCGGACTTGCATGATGACCCATCTACAAAGATCTTCCATAGTTCTTCTTGTTCTAGCTGAATTGTTTCTGCCAAGAAATCAGCTAGGGCTTGGGCTTTTATAGCTGTTCGAGCTTCATATTTGATATCGTACTCACTCAATTCTGTGATCCATCTGACCAGTCTACCCGATACATCCGGGTTAGCCGCGATCTTTCCCAAAGCACTATTGGTGAGTACAGTGATAGGATGTGAGAGAAAATAAGGCCTTAATTTTCTTGTTGTGATGATCAAAGCTAGAGCAAGCTTTTCCTGAGTCAGGTAATTGAGCTCGGGCCCCCTCAAGGCGTGACTGACGAAATATACGGGCTGATGATTTATTCCGTCCTTTTTGACAAGGACCGAACTGACTGCTCGGGGTGTAACTGCCAAATATAAGAACAATTCTTCCCCTTGGGTAGGTTTATTCAATACGGGTAATTGTTTTAAGTAAGTCTTCAAGTCTTGGAATGCTTTATCACTTTCTTCATTCCATTCAAAATTCTTCGTTTTCCTTAATGCTTTAAAGAAAGGGAGGCTTTTATCTGCCGATCTGCTTATAAATCGGGCCAGTGCTGTAATTCTTCCCGTTAATCTCTGTACTTCCTGTATATTCCTAGGGGAGCTCATAGAAATGATAGCTTGAACTTTTTCAGGATTAGCTTCTATTACCCTTTGCGTGACCATATAACCCAAAAACTTTCCAGCTCGGACTCCGAAAGTACACTTGTTAGGGTTTAGCTTAAGCTTGTAGCGCTTTAGGGTCTGAAAGGTTTGAGTTAAGTCAGTAATAAACTGGTCCATAGTTCGGGTCTTGACCAgaatatcatctacatagacTTCGATATCCTTCCCAATTTGTTGCTCGAATACTTTATCCATCAGCCTTTGATATGTAGCCCCAGCATTTTTGAGCCCAAATGGCATAACTACGTAACAATATGTTCCTGTTGACGTCACAAAACTTACTTTATCCTTGTCCTCTCTGGCTAATGGGATTTGATGATATCCTTGATAGGCGTCCAAGAAGCAGAGCAGCTCGTGTCCTGCTGTCGAATCGACAAGTTGATCAATTCTGGGTAACGGATAACAGTCCTT comes from Henckelia pumila isolate YLH828 chromosome 4, ASM3356847v2, whole genome shotgun sequence and encodes:
- the LOC140862657 gene encoding uncharacterized protein codes for the protein MISGGPTDSDSNRARKTSSRKLMNMEIDNQIVHTGPTLSFGPEDMKGVARNHNDALVIRAMIANYDVARIFVDSGSSVNVLFQEAISQMDLGQYKIEPVVTSLFGFTGHAIRPVGLVHLPLTLGKSNIRKTRIVSFIIVDAPSAYNAILGRPAMTTFMAVASALHQKIKFPVGNEVGEVEGDQIIARKCYVEEVRIEQKVARTDNVGRPGLFVMEKVNLIEDTSVTTEEEIEEIMISPPSGVVKIAHTLETRLKQPLLECLEKNKDVFAWSVSDLTGVHREMAEHKLNIIKSCRPIIQKKRHFGPEKDAVIKEQVDELLRAGHIEEIYFPTWLSNIVLVPKSSGKWRMCVDFRDLNKACPKDCYPLPRIDQLVDSTAGHELLCFLDAYQGYHQIPLAREDKDKVSFVTSTGTYCYVVMPFGLKNAGATYQRLMDKVFEQQIGKDIEVYVDDILVKTRTMDQFITDLTQTFQTLKRYKLKLNPNKCTFGVRAGKFLGYMVTQRVIEANPEKVQAIISMSSPRNIQEVQRLTGRITALARFISRSADKSLPFFKALRKTKNFEWNEESDKAFQDLKTYLKQLPVLNKPTQGEELFLYLAVTPRAVSSVLVKKDGINHQPVYFVSHALRGPELNYLTQEKLALALIITTRKLRPYFLSHPITVLTNSALGKIAANPDVSGRLVRWITELSEYDIKYEARTAIKAQALADFLAETIQLEQEELWKIFVDGSSCKSGSGAGIVIISPWGEETKISIRLDFRASNNESEYEALLLGLKAARNLGVSRAILYSDSQLAIQQGNGKFEVKDDKMRKYANALDKAKEGFTDLKLELIPRTKNIKADHLARLASTLSDQPDPIVTGRELVSQLETLDDMLAQVPEGDWRYDIHKYLTTKELPSDNKKAREVKRRALRFVMINQILFKRSFSQPLLKCLGPDEANYVLREIHEGSCGSHLGSLALARKALLAGFFWPTMRKNSSALVNSCYNCQRHANLQ